One Pelodiscus sinensis isolate JC-2024 chromosome 24, ASM4963464v1, whole genome shotgun sequence DNA segment encodes these proteins:
- the LOC102450536 gene encoding lens fiber membrane intrinsic protein-like isoform X2: MYTLMGGGLLCAVSGLVLLIVATATDFWMQYRYSGNLSNQGLWRFCVGGKCHPHTISIAFWDATRAFMLLSILSCFAGIILGLTAFSSSTRASRTRSAGITLLIAGLFALLGLSVYTGVTVNFFGKRYTDWRFSWSYILGWIAVILTLSAGIFHVCAVSKSPSTETSNVASG; this comes from the exons ATGTACACCTTGATGGGAGGCGGGCTGTTGTGTGCGGTCTCGGGCCTGGTCCTTCTCATCGTTGCCACAGCGACCGACTTCTGGATGCAGTATCGCTACTCAGGGAACTTGAGCAACCAGGGGCTCTGGAGGTTCTGCGTAGGGGGCAAGTGCCACCCCCACACCATCAGCATCG ccTTCTGGGATGCCACCCGGGCATTCATGCTGCTCTCCATCCTCTCCTGCTTCGCGGGCATTATCCTGGGCCTCACCGCCTTCTCCAGCAGCACCAGGGCATCCCGGACCCGCTCCGCCGGCATCACCCTGCTGATCGCTG GTCTCTTTGCTTTGCTGGGGCTGTCAGTGTACACTGGTGTGACGGTGAATTTCTTTGGTaagcgctacactgactggcgcTTCTCCTGGTCCTACATCCTGGGCTGGATCGCCGTCATCCTCACCCTCTCGGCAG GTATTTTCCATGTCTGCGCTGTCTCCAAGAGCCCGTCCACAGAGACTTCCAATGTGGCAAGCGGCTGA
- the LOC102450536 gene encoding lens fiber membrane intrinsic protein-like isoform X1 produces the protein MYTLMGGGLLCAVSGLVLLIVATATDFWMQYRYSGNLSNQGLWRFCVGGKCHPHTISIAFWDATRAFMLLSILSCFAGIILGLTAFSSSTRASRTRSAGITLLIAGLFALLGLSVYTGVTVNFFGKRYTDWRFSWSYILGWIAVILTLSAGNCSRGILLCSPLCVQAPRGPSLHSISLSMPGIPGLGSLLTHQSRSWLPGATYAVPSFPLPCTALPPGPSSTEGCWPTGRPQEEGCLTDTPQCPWDEGSS, from the exons ATGTACACCTTGATGGGAGGCGGGCTGTTGTGTGCGGTCTCGGGCCTGGTCCTTCTCATCGTTGCCACAGCGACCGACTTCTGGATGCAGTATCGCTACTCAGGGAACTTGAGCAACCAGGGGCTCTGGAGGTTCTGCGTAGGGGGCAAGTGCCACCCCCACACCATCAGCATCG ccTTCTGGGATGCCACCCGGGCATTCATGCTGCTCTCCATCCTCTCCTGCTTCGCGGGCATTATCCTGGGCCTCACCGCCTTCTCCAGCAGCACCAGGGCATCCCGGACCCGCTCCGCCGGCATCACCCTGCTGATCGCTG GTCTCTTTGCTTTGCTGGGGCTGTCAGTGTACACTGGTGTGACGGTGAATTTCTTTGGTaagcgctacactgactggcgcTTCTCCTGGTCCTACATCCTGGGCTGGATCGCCGTCATCCTCACCCTCTCGGCAGGTAACTGCTCCAGAGGgatcctcctctgctcccctctgtGTGTCCAGGCCCCTAGGGGCCCATCACTGCACTCCATCTCCCTTTCCATGCCAGGGATCccaggcctgggctccctgctcacCCACCAGTCAAGATCCTGGCTGCCTGGAGCTACATATGCTGTTCCCTCTTTCCCACTGCCCTGCACGGCTCTCCCTCCGGGCCCGAGCAGCACTGAGGGGTGCTGGCCTACAGGGAGGCCTCAGGAGGAGGGCTGTTTGACGGATACCCCACAGTGCCCCTGGGATGAGGGGAGCAGCTAA